The following are encoded in a window of Gossypium raimondii isolate GPD5lz chromosome 13, ASM2569854v1, whole genome shotgun sequence genomic DNA:
- the LOC105782582 gene encoding pentatricopeptide repeat-containing protein At3g61360 has translation MMSLLQMMKSSQLLQLPRTNLSRFLSVACKSSSPSPFASEIKTEVDRITRIINDHSFPDEPLEPTLLWHIPPVSLSSYFVESVLGQLFAAHSNGLKALEFFKYSIHHSQHAPSVGAFEKTLHILTRMRYFDKAWELMLDMQCSHPSLLSLKSMSIMLAKIAKFQSYEDTLEAFKRMETEVFAGRNFSTDEFNVLLRAFCSQREMKEARSVFLKMHSRFPTNTKTMNILLLGFKESGNVTAMELFYHEMIRRGFKSSSMTYNIRIDAYCKKGCLGDGLRLLEEMERVHCLPTLETITTLIHGAGVARNIPKARQLFDEIPKRNLQLDVGAYNAMISSLIGSKDIHSAIELMDEMERKQIEYDGVTYHTMFLGMMKLSGIEGVSELYCKMLERNFIPRTRTVVMLMKFFCGNQHLHFALNLWDYLLQKGHCPHSHALDLLATGLCSRGRWQEAYQCCKQILERGRHMSESVYHMMQRILKQYDEMEKLMELNMMKMKLQYVLPQSGKEPINSTC, from the coding sequence ATGATGTCATTATTGCAAATGATGAAATCTAGTCAACTTCTTCAACTTCCAAGAACTAATCTATCCCGTTTTCTCTCCGTTGCCTGCAAATCTTCCAGCCCATCTCCTTTTGCCTCTGAAATAAAAACTGAAGTTGACAGAATCACTAGAATTATCAATGACCATTCGTTTCCAGATGAACCACTTGAACCGACCCTTCTCTGGCATATCCCACCCGTTTCTCTTTCCTCATATTTTGTGGAGAGTGTTCTTGGTCAACTTTTTGCGGCACACTCAAATGGATTGAAAGCCTTAGAGTTCTTTAAGTACTCCATCCACCATTCTCAGCATGCTCCAAGTGTGGGTGCTTTTGAAAAGACACTCCATATCCTCACACGTATGCGCTATTTTGATAAAGCTTGGGAATTGATGTTGGATATGCAGTGTTCGCACCCTTCCCTGCTTAGCCTTAAATCAATGAGCATCATGTTAGCAAAAATTGCTAAATTTCAATCCTATGAAGACACCCTTGAAGCATTCAAAAGGATGGAGACTGAAGTTTTTGCTGGGAGGAATTTTAGTACTGATGAGTTCAATGTTCTGCTTCGAGCTTTTTGCTCGCAGAGGGAGATGAAAGAGGCCAGATCAGTATTCCTGAAGATGCATTCTCGATTTCCAACTAATACCAAGACCATGAATATTCTGCTTTTGGGATTCAAGGAATCGGGCAATGTTACTGCAATGGAACTTTTTTACCATGAGATGATTCGAAGAGGTTTCAAGTCTAGCAGTATGACATATAACATCCGAATCGATGCTTACTGTAAGAAGGGGTGCTTGGGGGATGGTCTACGGCTTCTTGAAGAAATGGAACGGGTCCACTGCTTGCCTACACTTGAAACAATCACTACTTTGATTCATGGAGCTGGTGTTGCTCGAAATATTCCAAAGGCGAGGCAGTTGTTTGATGAAATTCCTAAAAGAAATTTACAGCTTGATGTTGGAGCTTATAATGCTATGATCAGTTCCCTTATTGGGTCCAAAGATATACATTCTGCCATTGAATTGATGGATGAGATGGAGAGAAAGCAGATTGAGTATGATGGTGTGACGTATCATACAATGTTTTTAGGGATGATGAAGTTGAGTGGCATTGAAGGAGTTAGTGAGCTTTACTGTAAAATGCTCGAGAGAAATTTCATTCCTAGGACCCGGACAGTGGTGATGctaatgaaatttttttgtggAAACCAGCATTTGcattttgctttaaatttatggGATTATTTATTACAGAAAGGGCATTGTCCTCATAGCCATGCACTGGATCTTTTGGCAACAGGATTGTGCTCTCGGGGACGGTGGCAAGAAGCATATCAATGCTGCAAACAAATCTTGGAGAGAGGAAGGCATATGAGTGAATCAGTTTATCATATGATGCAGAGAATTTTAAAGCAGTATGATGAAATGGAGAAGTTGATGGAGCTCaacatgatgaaaatgaaactaCAATATGTTCTGCCACAATCTGGCAAGGAACCAATCAACTCTACATGCTGA